From the Martelella mediterranea DSM 17316 genome, one window contains:
- a CDS encoding transporter substrate-binding domain-containing protein, protein MTVGVYALPPYAMQDKDGSWYGLGIDLLDALSRRIGKEYRLVESTPDAMVPDVAGGKLDMALGGVPINAADEAVIDFSVPYYSGDLGVALRVVDKIGPTMMFELLTSPAFLYMLGLLTGPVFVIGALIWLLERRANPEQFEPRPARGVFSGFWWATVTMTTVGYGDKAPVTFFGRLLAMAWMFTALILAAITTAQLAAGLTSSLHTNFVDNIRDLSGLTVGTITESPAAAELGLLNISVTSFDTVSAGLDALESHDIDALVYDRAILQWSLDNYRDLYLSNLEFMQQNYALILPLNDPARNAINIAILQTLESQQWHLILERYVENGAR, encoded by the coding sequence ATGACCGTCGGCGTGTATGCCCTTCCGCCTTATGCCATGCAGGACAAGGATGGCAGTTGGTACGGGCTCGGCATAGACTTGCTGGATGCGCTCAGCCGCCGTATCGGCAAGGAATACCGCTTGGTGGAATCCACGCCGGACGCGATGGTGCCGGATGTGGCCGGCGGGAAGCTCGACATGGCGCTGGGCGGAGTGCCGATCAATGCCGCCGACGAGGCGGTGATCGATTTCTCGGTGCCCTATTACAGCGGCGACCTTGGCGTCGCGCTTCGCGTCGTCGACAAGATCGGACCGACGATGATGTTCGAGCTTCTGACGTCGCCGGCCTTTCTCTACATGCTCGGCCTGCTGACCGGCCCGGTCTTCGTCATCGGCGCGCTGATATGGCTTCTGGAGCGGCGGGCCAATCCCGAACAGTTCGAGCCGCGACCGGCGCGCGGCGTGTTTTCCGGCTTCTGGTGGGCGACCGTGACGATGACCACGGTGGGCTACGGCGACAAGGCGCCGGTGACCTTCTTCGGCAGGCTGCTGGCGATGGCCTGGATGTTCACGGCCCTTATCCTCGCCGCGATCACCACCGCGCAGCTGGCTGCCGGGCTGACCTCGTCACTGCACACCAATTTCGTTGACAATATCCGGGACCTTTCCGGGCTGACGGTCGGCACGATCACCGAATCGCCGGCGGCCGCCGAGCTCGGCCTTCTCAATATTTCAGTGACCTCTTTCGATACAGTTTCCGCCGGCCTTGATGCGCTTGAAAGTCACGATATCGACGCGCTCGTTTATGACCGTGCGATCCTGCAGTGGTCGCTCGACAATTACCGTGACCTCTATCTCAGCAATCTGGAGTTCATGCAGCAGAACTACGCCCTGATCCTTCCTCTGAACGATCCCGCGCGCAACGCGATCAACATTGCAATCCTGCAAACGCTCGAATCCCAGCAATGGCATCTCATACTCGAACGCTACGTAGAAAATGGCGCACGTTAA
- a CDS encoding LysR family transcriptional regulator has translation MDTQSWDYYRTFLAVLESGSLSGAARRLGLTQPTVGRHIEALERDAGQQLFTRSQRGLEPTDTARAMKPLAEAMAASADAMRRASSETRDEVSGSVRISASDVISIEVLPGILAPVMAAYPRLEFELSVSDALEDLLNRKADIALRLVEPTQAALVVRHVGKIPIGCFARKEVVARFGAPQTIDDLKAVPTIGFDRELAYVRDMMEGFPELALPDFSFRSDSNLAQLAAIRTGCGFGFCQHPLGERDPALIEVLHGQIPFQLPLWIAMHEDLRRSPRCRVVFDALVKGMSAYIRTPEASGD, from the coding sequence ATGGATACGCAGAGTTGGGATTATTACCGCACCTTTCTGGCGGTGCTTGAAAGCGGATCGCTTTCCGGCGCCGCGCGGCGTCTGGGCCTGACCCAGCCGACCGTTGGCCGCCATATCGAGGCGCTGGAGCGCGACGCCGGCCAGCAGCTCTTCACCCGCTCGCAGCGCGGACTGGAGCCGACCGACACCGCGCGGGCCATGAAACCGCTGGCCGAGGCGATGGCGGCCTCAGCCGACGCCATGCGCCGGGCCTCTTCCGAGACTCGCGACGAAGTCTCCGGGAGCGTTCGCATCAGCGCCTCCGACGTGATTTCCATCGAGGTCCTGCCCGGCATTCTTGCGCCCGTGATGGCTGCCTACCCCCGGCTCGAGTTCGAATTGTCGGTCTCCGACGCGCTCGAGGACCTGTTGAACAGGAAGGCCGATATCGCGCTCCGGCTCGTGGAGCCCACCCAGGCGGCCCTTGTGGTGCGCCATGTCGGCAAGATCCCGATTGGCTGCTTTGCCCGCAAAGAGGTCGTTGCCCGCTTCGGCGCCCCGCAGACGATCGACGACCTGAAAGCGGTGCCGACCATCGGCTTCGATCGCGAACTGGCCTATGTGCGCGATATGATGGAGGGTTTTCCCGAGCTTGCCCTGCCCGATTTCAGCTTCCGCTCCGACAGCAACCTCGCCCAGCTTGCCGCCATTCGCACCGGTTGCGGTTTCGGATTTTGCCAGCATCCGCTCGGCGAGCGCGATCCCGCGCTCATCGAAGTGCTGCATGGCCAGATCCCGTTTCAGCTTCCGCTCTGGATCGCCATGCATGAGGATCTGCGCCGTTCACCCCGCTGTCGCGTCGTCTTCGATGCCCTGGTCAAGGGCATGTCCGCCTATATCAGAACGCCTGAAGCGTCAGGCGATTAG
- a CDS encoding pyridoxal phosphate-dependent aminotransferase, with amino-acid sequence MALLADALSRVKPSATIAVAQKARELKAKGRDVISLGAGEPDFDTPDNIKAAAIDAINRGETKYTPVAGIQPLREAIAAKFKRENNLDYTAAQTIVGTGGKQILFNALMATLNPGDEVVIPAPYWVSYPEMVALCGGTPVFVSATQEHGFKLQAEDLEKAITPKTKWFIFNSPSNPSGAAYTHDELKALTDVLMKHEQVWVLTDDMYEHLTFGDFKFVTPAEVEPGLYNRTLTMNGVSKAYAMTGWRIGYAAGPAELINAMTTIQSQQTSGACSIAQWAAVEALNGNQDFVTESKKAFERRRDLVVSMLNQAPGIECPTPEGAFYVYPSCAGLMGKTSPGGKVMETDEDFVTELLEAEGIAVVHGSAFGLGPNFRISYATSEAELEESCMRIQRFCNACR; translated from the coding sequence ATGGCCCTTCTTGCTGACGCTCTCTCTCGTGTAAAGCCTTCCGCCACCATCGCCGTGGCCCAGAAAGCGCGCGAACTCAAAGCGAAAGGCCGCGATGTCATCAGCCTTGGCGCGGGCGAGCCCGATTTCGATACGCCCGACAACATCAAGGCCGCCGCGATCGACGCGATCAACCGCGGCGAGACGAAGTATACGCCGGTGGCCGGCATCCAGCCGCTGCGCGAGGCGATCGCCGCCAAGTTCAAGCGCGAGAACAATCTCGACTACACGGCCGCGCAGACGATTGTCGGCACGGGCGGCAAGCAGATCCTGTTCAACGCGCTGATGGCGACGCTGAACCCGGGCGATGAGGTCGTGATCCCCGCGCCGTACTGGGTTTCCTATCCGGAAATGGTGGCGCTTTGCGGCGGCACGCCGGTGTTCGTTTCGGCAACGCAGGAGCACGGCTTCAAGCTTCAGGCGGAAGACCTCGAAAAGGCGATCACGCCGAAGACCAAATGGTTCATCTTCAACTCGCCGTCCAACCCCTCGGGCGCGGCCTATACCCATGACGAGTTGAAGGCGCTGACCGATGTGCTGATGAAGCACGAGCAGGTCTGGGTGCTCACCGACGACATGTATGAGCACCTGACCTTCGGCGATTTCAAGTTCGTGACCCCGGCGGAAGTGGAGCCCGGCCTCTATAACCGCACGCTCACGATGAACGGCGTCTCCAAGGCCTATGCGATGACCGGATGGCGCATCGGCTATGCGGCCGGCCCGGCCGAACTGATCAACGCCATGACCACGATCCAGAGCCAGCAGACATCCGGCGCTTGCTCGATCGCGCAGTGGGCCGCCGTGGAGGCGCTCAACGGCAATCAGGACTTCGTGACCGAGAGCAAGAAGGCCTTCGAGAGGCGTCGCGACCTCGTGGTCTCGATGCTCAATCAGGCTCCCGGTATCGAGTGCCCGACGCCCGAGGGCGCGTTTTACGTCTATCCGTCCTGCGCCGGGCTGATGGGCAAGACCTCGCCGGGCGGCAAGGTGATGGAGACCGACGAGGATTTCGTCACCGAGCTTCTGGAAGCGGAAGGCATCGCCGTCGTCCACGGCTCGGCCTTCGGCCTCGGCCCCAACTTCCGCATTTCCTATGCGACCTCGGAAGCCGAACTGGAAGAATCCTGCATGCGCATCCAGCGCTTCTGCAACGCCTGCAGGTAA
- a CDS encoding NAD(P)H-binding protein — MSDMNRQPVALVLGATGGVGGAVARALNDRGYHIRALNRDPSRLDGRLAHYEWIKGDAMRREDVENAARGAELIFHGVNPPGYKDWDRLVMPMLENTIAAARLANARILFPGTIYNFGRDVFPYPNEESPQNPHTRKGLIRVAVEERLREAAFDGTQVILVRAGDFFGGGAAANSWFGQMVKAHVPLTRITNPATPGVGHQWAYLPDLAETFAALNDRAGQLPKFANYHFEGFYDADGMQMVEAIRRISGDPKLKVSRFPWFAVPLLAPFMTLMREVLEVRYLWKEAMHMKNDKLVAVLGHEPRTPLDTAVRTALEEIGVTVPRAAAPAMLKGPVSRA, encoded by the coding sequence ATGTCAGACATGAACAGACAACCCGTGGCGCTTGTTCTTGGAGCCACGGGCGGCGTTGGCGGCGCGGTGGCCCGGGCGCTCAATGATCGCGGCTACCATATCCGCGCGCTCAATCGCGACCCGTCCAGATTGGACGGTCGTCTGGCGCATTATGAATGGATCAAGGGCGACGCGATGCGCCGTGAGGACGTGGAGAACGCGGCGCGGGGCGCGGAGCTGATATTCCACGGGGTCAACCCGCCTGGTTACAAGGACTGGGATAGACTGGTTATGCCGATGCTGGAGAACACCATCGCCGCCGCGCGGCTTGCCAATGCCCGGATACTGTTTCCCGGAACGATCTATAATTTCGGCCGCGATGTGTTTCCCTATCCGAACGAGGAGAGCCCGCAGAACCCGCACACCCGCAAGGGACTGATCCGGGTCGCAGTGGAAGAGCGTCTCAGGGAAGCGGCCTTTGATGGCACCCAGGTCATTCTGGTGCGCGCCGGTGATTTTTTCGGCGGCGGTGCTGCGGCCAATAGCTGGTTCGGTCAGATGGTGAAGGCGCATGTGCCGCTCACCCGGATCACCAACCCGGCAACGCCCGGCGTCGGCCATCAATGGGCCTATCTGCCCGATCTCGCGGAAACTTTTGCTGCGCTCAATGACAGGGCAGGGCAGTTGCCGAAATTCGCCAACTACCATTTCGAGGGCTTCTATGATGCCGACGGCATGCAGATGGTCGAGGCGATCCGCCGTATCTCCGGCGATCCGAAGCTGAAAGTCAGCCGTTTTCCGTGGTTCGCGGTGCCGCTGCTTGCGCCGTTCATGACGCTGATGCGCGAGGTGCTGGAGGTGCGCTATCTCTGGAAGGAGGCGATGCACATGAAGAATGACAAGCTGGTGGCCGTTCTCGGTCACGAGCCGCGCACACCGCTGGATACCGCCGTGCGCACGGCGCTTGAGGAGATCGGCGTCACCGTGCCGCGTGCTGCCGCGCCCGCGATGCTCAAAGGCCCAGTATCGAGAGCATGA
- a CDS encoding calcium:proton antiporter, which translates to MLTFLRGEILLLQALPAGALAWLLEHQVMHAGQVYSLLAAALLVVSIACASMRVAHHAEILAAKAGDPYGTMILTLSAVTVEVIILVIMMRESEQPTLVRDTIYAAVMLDINGILGLAALLGGLKHGEQPYNDDSGKTYSVMIMTAMGISMVVPDFVPQASWHVYSGFTIAAMIALYALFLKLQVGQHSYFFAYRYPRMKKATEGETGQAAEEGSTTVSVITLIAGVAVIGLLAEFMSAFLNDGLEGTGAPLALTAILVAAIAAGPEILTALRAALANRMQAVVNIALGASLSTVILTVPVIEAIALFTGQPFIMAMTPVQITMTAITLVVAAININDGETNAIEGMTHFVLFATFIMLSILGL; encoded by the coding sequence ATGCTGACATTTCTGCGCGGTGAAATCCTGCTGCTGCAGGCGCTTCCGGCGGGCGCGCTCGCCTGGCTCCTCGAACATCAGGTCATGCATGCCGGCCAAGTCTATTCGCTGCTGGCCGCCGCCCTGCTCGTCGTTTCGATCGCCTGCGCCTCGATGCGCGTCGCCCACCATGCCGAAATCCTGGCCGCCAAGGCCGGCGATCCCTATGGCACCATGATCCTCACGCTCTCCGCCGTCACGGTGGAAGTGATCATCCTGGTGATCATGATGCGCGAGAGCGAGCAGCCCACGCTGGTGCGCGACACGATCTATGCCGCCGTCATGCTCGACATCAACGGCATTCTCGGACTGGCGGCGTTGCTCGGCGGCCTGAAGCACGGCGAGCAGCCCTATAATGACGATTCGGGAAAGACCTATTCGGTGATGATCATGACCGCCATGGGCATTTCCATGGTCGTGCCCGACTTCGTGCCGCAGGCAAGCTGGCATGTGTATTCCGGCTTCACCATCGCCGCCATGATCGCGCTCTACGCGCTGTTCCTGAAACTGCAGGTCGGCCAGCACAGCTATTTTTTCGCCTACCGCTATCCCCGGATGAAAAAAGCCACCGAAGGCGAGACCGGCCAGGCAGCGGAGGAAGGCTCGACCACCGTTTCGGTCATCACCCTCATCGCCGGCGTCGCGGTGATCGGGTTGCTTGCGGAGTTCATGTCCGCCTTCCTCAATGACGGGCTGGAAGGAACCGGCGCTCCGCTGGCGCTGACCGCCATTCTGGTTGCCGCGATCGCCGCCGGGCCGGAAATCCTGACCGCGCTGCGGGCAGCCCTCGCCAATCGCATGCAGGCCGTCGTCAACATCGCGCTCGGCGCATCGCTTTCAACGGTGATCCTGACCGTGCCGGTGATCGAGGCGATCGCGCTTTTCACCGGCCAACCCTTCATCATGGCGATGACCCCGGTTCAGATCACCATGACCGCGATCACGCTGGTCGTCGCCGCCATCAACATCAATGACGGCGAGACCAACGCGATCGAGGGCATGACCCATTTCGTGCTGTTTGCGACCTTCATCATGCTCTCGATACTGGGCCTTTGA